In a genomic window of Pseudomonadota bacterium:
- a CDS encoding tetratricopeptide repeat protein, whose amino-acid sequence LALGYLRQARYERQHGDPEVARTHFEKAISVDPTNVDARHQLAELLVERRMDLRKALQLTREVIGLGGQRAKYFVTLGEILLLSKDKERAAEAFERALGLEPDNKEIKKRIKLCRA is encoded by the coding sequence CTCGCGCTCGGGTACCTGCGCCAGGCCCGGTACGAACGCCAGCACGGCGATCCGGAGGTCGCCCGCACGCACTTCGAGAAGGCGATCTCCGTCGATCCGACGAACGTGGATGCGCGCCACCAACTCGCGGAGCTTCTCGTGGAGCGTAGAATGGACCTGCGAAAGGCGCTCCAACTCACCCGAGAGGTCATCGGTTTGGGTGGACAGCGGGCCAAGTATTTCGTTACTCTAGGCGAAATACTCCTGTTGTCGAAGGACAAAGAGCGCGCTGCGGAGGCTTTCGAAAGGGCGCTCGGGCTGGAGCCGGACAACAAGGAGATAAAAAAGCGGATCAAGCTCTGCAGGGCGTAA